Proteins from a genomic interval of Phenylobacterium sp. LH3H17:
- a CDS encoding DUF4180 domain-containing protein — MTDHRHMHGAKVLVCAPEGGPVRTDRDAMDLVALGLEQAADWVAVPVERLGDDFFVLSTRIAGEVIQKFVNYRTRLAVVGDISPHLANSTALRDFVYESNRGRHVWFVASLEELEGRLASG; from the coding sequence ATGACCGATCATCGACACATGCACGGTGCCAAGGTCCTGGTCTGCGCACCCGAGGGCGGGCCGGTGCGCACGGACCGCGACGCCATGGACCTCGTGGCGCTGGGCCTGGAGCAAGCCGCCGACTGGGTGGCGGTTCCCGTCGAGAGGCTGGGCGACGACTTCTTCGTGCTCTCGACTCGCATCGCGGGCGAGGTGATCCAGAAGTTCGTGAACTACCGGACCAGGCTGGCGGTGGTAGGCGATATATCGCCCCACCTGGCCAACAGCACGGCGCTGCGCGACTTCGTCTACGAGTCCAATCGCGGCCGTCACGTGTGGTTCGTGGCGAGCCTGGAGGAGCTGGAAGGCCGCCTGGCGTCCGGCTGA